A section of the Lagopus muta isolate bLagMut1 chromosome 17, bLagMut1 primary, whole genome shotgun sequence genome encodes:
- the KREMEN1 gene encoding kremen protein 1 gives MEPPPLAAVVAFSGLALSCCREPVLSECYTANGADYRGTQNQTSQHAGKPCLFWNETFEHPYNTLKYPNGEGGLGEHNYCRNPDGDVSPWCYIAEHEDGIYWKYCEIPSCRMPGNLGCYKDHGEPPTLTGTSETSNKLTIQACISSCRSQQFKFAGMESGYACFCGNNPDYWRYGEAASTECNSVCFGDHTQPCGGDGRVILFDTLIGACGGNYTSATAVIYSPDFPDTYGTGKVCYWTIQVPGASQILFSFVLFEIKDATDMVELLDGYTYHVLARFNGKNRPPHTFNISLDFVILYFFSDEINQAQGFAIRYRAVKDNVHQNKIAVNQTLPEKRNEHTNFSINAARSSKILYVITTSPSHPSSSMPEWTIYSLTALLILSVTAILAKIFLHVAMKSHQIPPANEIEDSSEVTAAGEIWSIFYRPSTSISIFKKQLRSQQDDCNPLVGN, from the exons AATGTTATACAGCAAATGGGGCCGATTACCGTGGCACTCAGAACCAGACCTCCCAACACGCGGGGAAGCCTTGTCTCTTTTGGAATGAGACCTTTGAGCACCCTTATAATACTTTGAAATATCCCAACGGGGAAGGAGGGCTCGGTGAGCACAACTACTGCAG gaaCCCTGATGGAGATGTCAGCCCATGGTGCTACATTGCAGAGCACGAGGATGGAATATATTGGAAATATTGTGAGATTCCATCCTGCCGAA TGCCAGGGAATCTGGGCTGCTACAAGGATCATGGAGAGCCGCCTACTTTGACTGGCACCAGTGAGACCTCCAATAAACTTACTATCCAGGCATGCATCAGTTCCTGCCGAAGTCAACAATTTAAG TTTGCAGGCATGGAATCAGGTTATGcctgtttctgtggaaataaccCTGACTACTGGAGATACGGGGAGGCAGCCAGTACGGAATGCAACAGTGTTTGCTTTGGAGACCATACTCAGCCTTGTGGTGGGGATGGCAGAGTCATTCTTTTCGACA CCCTTATTGGTGCCTGTGGAGGGAATTACACTTCTGCTACAGCTGTGATCTATTCCCCAGATTTTCCTGACACATATGGCACAGGCAAAGTCTGTTACTGGACCATACAAGTCCCAGGAGCATCTCAAATCCTCTTCAGCTTTGTCCTTTTTGAAATCAAAGATGCTACAGACATGGTGGAATTGCTGGATGGCTACACCTATCATGTTCTAGCTCGTTTTAATGGGAAGAATCGGCCTCCCCACACCTTCAACATCTCCTtggattttgttattttgtactTCTTTTCAGATGAAATCAACCAAGCCCAGGGATTCGCTATCAGATACAGAG ctgtgaaGGACAACGTGCATCAAAACAAGATTGCAGTGAATCAGACCCttccagagaagagaaatgaacaCACAAATTTCAGCATCAACGCGGCTCGGTCGTCAAAGATACTTTATGTCATCACGACCAGTCCAAGccatcccagcagctccatgcctg agtgGACAATATACAgcctcacagcactgctcatcCTAAGCGTTACAGCCATATTGGCCAAGATATTTCTCCACGTTGCCATGAA ATCCCATCAGATCCCACCTGCAAATGAAATAGAGGATTCCAGTGAGgttactgctgctggagagatcTGGAGTATATTCTATCGGCCATCCACATCAATATCCATCTTCAAGAAACAGCTGCGAAGCCAACAAGACGACTGCAACCCACTGGTGGGAAACTGA